The Oryzias latipes chromosome 16, ASM223467v1 genome includes a region encoding these proteins:
- the LOC101166003 gene encoding ectonucleotide pyrophosphatase/phosphodiesterase family member 7, which yields MRLQELLLLTAAACAAGRSLRTSAGKKLLLISFDGFRWDYDQDVDTPNLDQLAVDGVKAKYITPPMLTMTSPSHFTTITGRWVEDHEVVHNMMFNTTTNLKVPHKQTLSRSEWWDNGVLPLWITAQNQGLKTASFFFPGGGANYSGQSVNRVVMTEAGHPDDNETEWQQNVDTVLSWFSQEDFNLVTLYYGEPDNVGHAKGPDHPRRKEIIQQIDRTIGYLRNAIHRHKLSDSLDVIITSDHGMTTVKKRPLVDEIVLNKYLNLLQLASFEILDYGGFGILTPRPGREQEVFDALSNAPNLTVYRKHEMPESFHLGKSERLPPIVVIADLGFNLNSRFIVYVNKGDHGFHNDHMDMKTIFRAFGPSFKRNFLSEPFDSVHIYPLMCKLLQIQPAPHNGSLAVTEDMLLSGGTRGAGLSVSVLLVTLLSGLTAL from the exons ATGAGGCTGCAGGAGCTCCTTCTTCTCACGGCAGCCGCCTGCGCAGCCGGCCGTTCCCTGAGGACGTCTGCGGGGAAGAAGCTGCTGCTCATCTCCTTTGATGGCTTCAGGTGGGACTACGACCAGGACGTGGACACCCCCAACCTGGATCAGCTGGCTGTGGACGGCGTCAAGGCCAAGTACATCACCCCCCCGATGCTGACCATGACCTCCCCATCCCACTTCACCACCATTACAG GCAGATGGGTGGAAGACCACGAAGTCGTGCACAACATGATGTTCAACACCACCACCAACCTCAAAGTTCCTCACAAGCAGACCCTGTCCAGGTCAGAGTGGTGGGACAATGGCGTGCTGCCCTTATGGATCACAGCGCAGAACCAG GGCCTGAAAACAGCCTCGTTCTTCTTCCCGGGAGGCGGAGCCAATTACAGTGGCCAATCCGTGAACAGGGTTGTGATGACGGAAGCTGGCCATCCGGACGACAACGAGACGGAGTGGCAGCAGAACGTCGACACGGTGCTGAGCTGGTTTTCCCAGGAGGACTTCAACCTGGTGACGCTGTACTACGGAGAACCGGACAACGTGGGCCACGCCAAGGGGCCGGACCACCCCCGCAGGAAGGAGATCATCCAGCAGATAGACCGCACCATCGGCTACCTGAGAAACGCCATCCATCGCCACAAACTGAGCGACAGCCTGGACGTCATCATCACCTCTGACCACGGCATGACCACCGTGAAGAAGCGACCTCTGGTGGACGAGATCGTTCTCAACAAGTACCTGAACCTCCTCCAACTGGCCAGCTTTGAGATCCTGGACTATGGCGGCTTTGGCATTTTGACGCCGCGGCCGGGGAGGGAGCAAGAGGTTTTTGACGCCCTGTCCAATGCGCCAAACCTGACGGTCTACAGGAAACACGAAATGCCCGAAAGCTTCCATCTTGGAAAAAGCGAGCGGCTGCCTCCCATCGTGGTCATCGCAGATCTGGGCTTCAACCTGAACTCT AGATTCATCGTCTACGTCAACAAAGGTGACCACGGCTTCCACAACGACCACATGGACATGAAGACCATCTTCCGCGCGTTCGGACCCAGTTTCAAGAGGAACTTCCTGTCGGAGCCGTTCGACAGCGTCCACATCTACCCCCTGATGTGCAAACTGCTGCAGATCCAGCCGGCGCCACACAACGGTTCTCTGGCCGTGACGGAGGACATGCTGCTGTCCGGCG GAACACGAGGAGCTGGGCTGTCTGTCTCGGTTCTGCTGGTCACACTGCTGAGCGGGCTCACGGCGCTGTGA